The DNA window CATCACTGTGCTCAACTCAGGAAGAGTCGTGGAATCTGGTTCACATGATGAGCTCATGCAGATCAACGGTGGCCACTACGCTAACATGGTGGAGCTCCAGCTATCAGCATTAGCATCAGGAGACAATGGAGGAGTCTACACTCCCAGAGGGAAGAATCATCTGAGACCAATGATTCCTTCTAGCCCAATAAGCGTGGTGTCGAGCCCACGAACTCCGTCCATGAACCCGATTAGTCCATTCTCCATGAGCGCGCCTTACTCAATCCAATACGAGGCTGCCTATGACAGCGATGGCGATGATGCACAAAACTTAACCTACATTGCTCCTTCACAGCTGCGTCTGCTGAAGCTGAACGAGCCGGAGTGGGGGAGAGCCCTGCTCGGGTGCCTAGGCGCGATAGGCTCAGGAGCCGTCCAGCCCATCAACGCATACTGCGTGGGAGGACTCATATCAGTTTATTTCCGACCGGAAAAATCCAGCATCACACCACACGCCAGAATCTATTCCTACATATTCCTTGGCCTAGGCTTCTTCAACTTCTTCACAAACCTCATCCAGCACTACAACTTCGCAATAATGGGAGAGAGACTCACCAAGAGGGTCCGAGAGATGCTGCTGAAGAAGCTGCTGACATTCGAGATCGGATGGTTCGATCAGGACGAGAACACGAGCGCGGCCATATCAGCTCGCCTCTCAACAGAGGCCAACATGGTCAAGTCCCTCGTGGGAGACCGCATTTCCCTGCTGTCTCAGGCCGTGTTCGGGGCCACATTCGCCTACATCCTCGGCCTCGTCCTCACGTGGAGGCTCGCTCTCGTCATGATGGCGGCTCAGCCGCTCCTCATCGGGAGCTTCTACGCGAGGAGTGTCCTCACCAAAGCCATGtcacaaaaaatacaaacagcACAGAAGGAAGGAAGCCAGCTAGCAAGCGAAGCAGTTATAAACCACAGAACCATAACCGCCTTCTCCTCACAGAAACGGATCGTCTTCCTCTTCAGAGCCACACTAGACGGTCCAAAAAAGGAAAGCATCCGACAGTCATGGTTTGCCGGAGTCGGCCTTTGCAGCTCCCAGTTTCTGGCAGCAGCTTCAACCGCTTTAGCCTACTGGTACGGCGGGAAGCTGCTGTCACAACATGAAATAACTCCAGAGAAGTTGTTTCAATCATTCTTAGCCCTCCTCTTCACTGCATACACAATCGCAGAAGCGGGGAGCATGACCAACGACATCTCCAGAGGCAGCAGCGCAGTCAGATCAGTGTTTGCAATCCTGGACAGGCAGAGCCAGATAGAGCCGGACAACACGTATAACAAGGACGATGTGAGGAAGGGTATAAGGGGGCGGGTGGAGCTGAAAAAGGTGGTGTTCGCCTACCCTTCGCGGCCAGAGCAGTTGATTTTGAAGGGGCTGAGCCTGAAGATCAGCGCAGGGACTACAGTTGCATTGGTAGGGCAGAGTGGTTCGGGGAAATCAACCATAATATCTCTTATAGAGAGATTTTATGATCCCATGAATGGATCAGTGTGGATAGATGATAAGGATATAAGGGACTACAATGTGAGGGCATTGAGATCGCACATAGCATTAGTGAGCCAGGAGCCAACACTGTTTGCAGGAACCATTTACGAGAACATCGCGTACGGGGAGACGAGTGCAAGGGAATCGGAGATCAGAAAGGCTGCAATGATGGCTAATGCACATGAGTTTATAAGGTACCTCATTTCTCTCAAGTTCAACCTAATTAGCATCATGTAAATAATGTGTGTTTTTAAACAGTGGAATGAAAGATGGATATGAAACATACTGTGGAGAGAGAGGGGCGCAGCTGTCGGGAGGGCAAAAGCAAAGGATAGCACTAGCACGAGCGATCCTCAAGGACCCGGCCATCCTGCTGCTAGACGAGGCGACAAGCGCTCTGGACAGCGTGTCGGAGAGCTTGGTACAGGAGGCGCTGGAGAAGATGATGGTTGGCCGGACGTGCATAGTGGTGGCTCATCGCCTTTCAACCATACACAAGGCCAACTCCATTGCTGTCATCAAGGATGGGAAGCTCGTCGAGCAAGGCTCCCATTCTGATCTAATGGCTATTGGAAACCGCAGCTCCTACTTTTCCTTGCTTAAACCATCCTCAGATTCCAAAAAATTAGGTTGACCTACATGTTTCAACCTTTCAGTTGAGCTGGATTACTATGTAAATTGTGTGGAAAAAGGATTAAGGAGATGATAGCTATACTTTAATTCAAATCTCTTTAGACGAAGTGATGTTTATCTTATCAGTTCCATAAACTGCCTACTTTCATCTGCATTCCATATGTTTTCTATTTGACTTCTCTATAAAGACCTATCACACACTATCCACCTATCGACATATAAAGAGGGTAGCCACTTCATGCATTTCAACACGCGGAAGCATATCAAAGCTCTGCATTATTTCCTTTGTCGTAGTTATGCCCTCATCTCATTTAGTCTGTTCGAGCTTGTTTGTGTGCGATGCTGCTACATTCAAGATGAACCGTTTTATCTTTGTAGATGACGCGCTGAACCGAGAGCAACACCAAGACGTATTTAGTCTTGCGGAAAGAAGCCTTACTCGACTCGGCGCTTAAATATTACGGTTTTGTGTTTCGATTATGTATTTTCCAGTTTTCAGTCTACATGCTTCTGGGtaatttctttcaattttattttatatcgggATTGTACTACGCCCGCCAAGTTTTTATGTAGTTTTACCCAGATGCCAACAAGCGCAAGGCGAAATAGTAGTTGCCATCCCAAGGAGAAGATTGAGCTTTGACTCATTGAATCTAAAACTTACGAATCTAAAACTACCTTTGCTTGTAGACGTCGACTGACTCGAGCACCACCACTGCTACTGCTACTGCCACTGCCAGCTGTTGTAATCATTTAATTAAAGTGTGTCTTAGATTCATACATGTATAAACCAGACGAAGCAGAAACAAGTTGGGAAAACATCATAATCTACGCCCCCAGAAACAAGTTGGGAAAACATCATAATCTACGCCCCATGTTACCATATCTGGTAATGCATATGAGAGAACACATAACCACAAACGAACACAACAAAATGCAACCACTTGCAGCTGCAAGAGGAAGCAAAATAGTAATTTAACGaaatccttttttttctttttttcgttGAACGTGATATTACTAGCACAGAAATGTAGCTAGGCCGAAAGGAGGTGCAAAATGTCCAAATGAAGAGTGGAGTTACAAGGCTAACACTTGAGAGCAAAAGAAGCAAGTTACTCATCATCTTTGTATGGGTACTCCTCAGGAACTTGCTTCAGAAGCTTGACTTGCAACTCAAATACATCATCCCCTCTAAGCATGTCGCGCAGCCATGTGACCTCGGTTTTCATTGAGACCTAAACAAAAGAATAGAGATGATAATTGTAACTATGTCATAGTACTTGAAAGATTCTGGTCATGACTGTTTTAATATGACAAGCTGTTGTTACTTCATGtatacaaaaaacaaaacaaagtaCAATATTAATAAcgcaagagaaaaggaaagggagCCCAGAGAGCAATACGAAAATGGGGCAGGAGCATATTTTGTTGATCATCTTGTCCACTGACCCAACCTCTTCTACTTCCTTTGCCCTTATCAATCTTAGTTGCTTAAATACTTCAGGAAGTGCTACTCTGAGCTTTCATAGAGAACTAATTCTTTATAAGCTCGCAACTTGTTGATCTTTTCCCAATTATTCTAAtaacagtttatatttttatttgaaaataaggACTGGCAATATTAGTCATATTTCAAGAGGACCAAGCAAGCTTgtacaaaaaatataaagtatcaGATGCTGAAATGATAAATATGCATGCAAAACAAAGAAGAGAACATTTCGTTTATGATGGATAGCAGAGAGTAGAATGCTCACCATCTCAAGAGCCCCTCTGACAACTCCACTTAAAATATTGCAGTAGTGAAGACCTTGACAGGTATCAGGCAGCTCAACAAAGTCTACCAAAGGATTATCTTCCAAAATGAGACTACAGGTTGTTCCTTCTGCATCCCAGTTAGTGACAGATGCAGTGACACCTAGGAACATTTTGAATCCAACCTGTAGAGGAATGAAAATATTGAGAACAGAAAAAATCACACAAATACATAAACAACTGGAACTCTATGTAGGGAGCACCACATTGGCATTGAGTTCACATGGAGAGCTTCATACAAATTCATAAGGTATACTTTTAATCTAGCCATCTAGGCATAAACAGATAAGCTCTGGTACTTATATAATAATCTAAAAGTGATTTGACGTTCAATCTGAAGGAGCATATGATGGACATTATACATGAGGGTACCACTTGTTCTGCCACAAGTACACCCCAAAGCTTCACAACAAATTGAATTCATTTACAGTTGCTACTGAATAAACctactactacctccgtcccactcaagatgtccacctttcctttttagtttgtcccacgatgtacactttctatatttgaaaataaatccctctcttatctctcctcattaaaattttcaactaacttttttttatatctacttactccacctaacaactcctaaaatcttgtgccaCAGAAAGaatgtggacggagggagtaatgatATATACCCCCAATGGTCCCCAAACTGCATGGAATTTCGCGAAATGACTAGTCATAACTCAGAGATGTTGCCTTTATACATTTTGGTTCTACTTGGTGACAACTCTATAGTTTTACATCATTAGATTCATTGCAGATGCTACTTCTTTGCATGAGTTTAATATTTTGCAGTTTAGGTAAATGAATATCATTTGCAGCAGCTAGTACTTATAGTGAAGATTGTTTGAGATAAGGGCTACACTATGGTTTTTACTTGATATGCTGAACACTTTTTCCACATTAAAACACTTAATCCCCTTTGTGCATGTGGTGCTTCTTCTTACTACACTTCAATTTCAGCATCGATGTATTCTCACTATTCGATTGGCACTAATTCCTAATAGGTTCAAACAAGAGAGCATTGCAAGCGCTTAATCCAGCAGAGATATCATGTCCCCAAACAGCACAAGTTCCATTTTCGTTTCTTAAATATACTGTACTTAAGTAATGTTAATAGAATAATTAAGCTAAACCACGGATGAAACCCCTAATTTCACAGGTAAGACAGATATCATCAATTCAGTAGCACAAAAACTGTATGGAGAAGAGAATGGGAGATAAGACCTTAGCAATCACATCAGCTGTTTCCCTGAAATCGACACACCTTGACACGCTTGATTTGGCGAGGAATTCATCAACCAGACGGACCCCAATATTATAACCCCTGAGATGGAACAACTCAAGTACTGAAAAATTCAGCTGTAACACAACATAATTATCGAAAAATCATCAATTGTTTAGAGATATTTGGACTAAAAAAGTGAAAAGAAGATAACTATAAACCATTTACATTTGATCGAGCTGCTTGTTAacctcctccacctcctccaGATCGGTGATCAATTGGCGCACGATAGCACCGTATGTGAGAGTAAAGAGCTCCGCGTTCTACAGAAATCGCGTCCCGCAGTGAATCGCCATAAAtggaacaaaacaaaaaattaacaaaattggAAAAACTAAAGTATCCATGAGAAcataggaaaaggaaaagagCGATGACTTTCTATTCACACTTACAACGCGATCTACACTGGCGAAAATCACATCACCGGACTTGGGAGCAGCGGGAGCCATGAGTGAGAGAGAGATCGGAAAGGATTTGTGAAATGATTTCTCAACGGTCAGATCTTCGAAGAGAATGTGATTGTGAAAAGATTCACCGTTTTCACATTATTCTCGTTAGTAGTACCCCATCTATCTTACAGAGTAGacgtcacatttctttttttatttttcttataaaagatatcacatttcctcttttgaaGAAAGTTTCATCTCAtctcaattataaaattatattttctctcaccacttaacacacaaaacaatattTCCTAAAATCTGGTGTCATCTCCTAAGTGTGTCATcttctttgggacggagggagtactgtattttattagttttttttaaccACGGTGTTCCGAACCCACCTTAGGCGAAATCTGATTAATCTTTCGATCGAGTTTGCAGATTAAGGTCGAATGCATCTCAGTAGGTTATTGGCTATCTTTCCATGTCTTTAAACTTTATATATAAGCCAAAGAAACTGAAATCATGACACTTGGGCCCGTTTTAGTTCATACGAATACTAGGTGCGTAAGAGTACTCGCAACGGTAGCTAGATCGAAGCTCCGTTCAGGACATTGCCCAATCTCCGAAACAAGCTTCAAGTGACCATGTCTGTCTAGACATGCCCAAGGTTCCAAAACCGACAATTACGGTTTGGAACTACGCCTGTTTCAACGAATCTTGAACCGTAACCGGCCCTTGAGGGTATTTGGGGGTTCCGGTTTCGAATCTAGTACCAAACTGTCGGGTTTTTGGCGGTTTTCACAATTCTTGTTCCGATTTCGCGGTTTTCttttgtcttttttattttttttttaaatatgagtATTTTGATGTAATTGTAacgtactccctctgttccgtTATAGTTGGGGCGTTTCTTTTAGgcacgtgatttaagaaaaaatatgttAAGTGAAGTaaagtaaatgaagaataaagtacaaatgaaaaatgtagagaaatgaagagagaataaagtacgtgaaaagaaatgtgttgaattttactaaaaatacaaataactTCACTATTATGGAGcgtaccaaaatagcaaaatgacttCTTCACTATTATGGAGcgtaccaaaatagcaaaatgacttcactactatgaaacgaagggagtataacatatatttaaataagacaattcgtaaattaaattaaatataagatgaggaaaatgaaaaaaaaaatcatcagtATTGAATTAGAGTCATAACGGTAATAACCATAAATGTACAAATTACGACATCTCCTAATTGGCCCAGGAGGGGGAGCGTTTGGCGGAACAACCCACCCCCTCACTTACTCAAGTAACTCTGGTGAAAAAAGAGCGTTGCAGGAAGAGAGCGTTGGCAACGGGTTCTCCCATTCCATGTCATCGTCATGCAATAAGCGATCttcattggaatgctcttagagtgtccactgtaaggcggacaccccaatagccccgccccagatTTTGTCCACAGCACTAAAATtattgtccacagccccaaaaatttatttccgccactatggtggacacttccaatagcccccaaattttataatcaattttcattttaaaatgtttttagtttcaatcaggtataattaaaatcatcgcaatgtaaataattagaaaacgaggtaattgagaccgaatattcgttgtattaaaaattgtaaaattatacaacgaatatttaaaataaaatacaaataaaaactctGCCACcatctactcggtgtcggagtcggcttcctcgtattcttcttcttctcctcctcctccctcgctgctgccggcTGCGGTTCCCCCAGGAGCATCATAAGCCAACCCTAGACGACGctcaatccgagtgatgagcTTCTGGTATATATTCTTGATGTACGGGTCATCGGGGGCTAGGTATTTGCTGCAGACGtcctgcagttgttgcatcaactgcacatcgaggttctccctcaagacctcgtggggacCAGGAACCATGGGCTGTGTGATTGGGGGGGGCTGCGGGCTGCGCGATCCAGACGCTGCCGACGATAGGCAGGATGCACTTCGAgcccctctggcgctgcggataTAGGC is part of the Salvia splendens isolate huo1 chromosome 22, SspV2, whole genome shotgun sequence genome and encodes:
- the LOC121786213 gene encoding trafficking protein particle complex subunit 3-like encodes the protein MAPAAPKSGDVIFASVDRVNAELFTLTYGAIVRQLITDLEEVEEVNKQLDQMGYNIGVRLVDEFLAKSSVSRCVDFRETADVIAKVGFKMFLGVTASVTNWDAEGTTCSLILEDNPLVDFVELPDTCQGLHYCNILSGVVRGALEMVSMKTEVTWLRDMLRGDDVFELQVKLLKQVPEEYPYKDDE
- the LOC121786214 gene encoding putative multidrug resistance protein, producing MQKCRMQILLAVRKHTQKEATHDILHCILYIILLLLLIIIIIIYRFEARNERQTHNSWTGKGRQIHTNIFDPFLRPAQVYKTHRLHTKRESLRYAIAKMAKSNGIFRYADRSDKLLMFFGTLGSIGDGLQVPLTMYVLSDVINQYGIVSKERGVAISMDSVNQYALKLFYVAVGVGLSAFVEGLCWARTAERQSSRMRLEYLKSVLKQEVGFFDSQAADTSTTFQVVTTISADSNTIQTTIGEKIPDCLAYMSSFFFCLAFAFSLSWKLTLAAIPFTIMFIVPALVFGKMMMDVAIQGIGSYAVAGGIAEQAISSIRTVYSYVAENQTLENFSSVLQKTMELGVKQGFARGLMMGSMGVIYINWGFQAWIGSILVSKKGERGGDVFVAGFNVLMGGLNILTALPNLTAITEARSAATRITEMIDREPAIDTEDKKGKALSYVRGEIQFKGVYFNYPSRPDTPILQGLDLTVPAGGTVGLVGGSGSGKSTVISLLQRFYDPMEGEILLDGYKIKKLHLKWLRSQMGLVNQEPVLFATSIKENILFGEEGASMEDVEKAAMAANAHDFIVKLPDAYETQVGQFGVQLSGGQKQRIAIARALIRNPKILLLDEATSALDTESERIVQMAIEQASKGRTAIVVAHRLSTIRMATLITVLNSGRVVESGSHDELMQINGGHYANMVELQLSALASGDNGGVYTPRGKNHLRPMIPSSPISVVSSPRTPSMNPISPFSMSAPYSIQYEAAYDSDGDDAQNLTYIAPSQLRLLKLNEPEWGRALLGCLGAIGSGAVQPINAYCVGGLISVYFRPEKSSITPHARIYSYIFLGLGFFNFFTNLIQHYNFAIMGERLTKRVREMLLKKLLTFEIGWFDQDENTSAAISARLSTEANMVKSLVGDRISLLSQAVFGATFAYILGLVLTWRLALVMMAAQPLLIGSFYARSVLTKAMSQKIQTAQKEGSQLASEAVINHRTITAFSSQKRIVFLFRATLDGPKKESIRQSWFAGVGLCSSQFLAAASTALAYWYGGKLLSQHEITPEKLFQSFLALLFTAYTIAEAGSMTNDISRGSSAVRSVFAILDRQSQIEPDNTYNKDDVRKGIRGRVELKKVVFAYPSRPEQLILKGLSLKISAGTTVALVGQSGSGKSTIISLIERFYDPMNGSVWIDDKDIRDYNVRALRSHIALVSQEPTLFAGTIYENIAYGETSARESEIRKAAMMANAHEFISGMKDGYETYCGERGAQLSGGQKQRIALARAILKDPAILLLDEATSALDSVSESLVQEALEKMMVGRTCIVVAHRLSTIHKANSIAVIKDGKLVEQGSHSDLMAIGNRSSYFSLLKPSSDSKKLG